The following is a genomic window from Marinococcus sp. PL1-022.
TTTTCCAGCATTAACCGGATGAGGGAAACAATCGAGAAACCGTCGTTTCCCGTCCAGGTGCACCAGGCTTTGCGGTGGGGAGCGATGTCTTCTTCCCGTAATTCCGCGTAAGCTTCCTGGAGCGGACCTCGAGAAGCTTCCGGAGTTAAATAGATCATTGTCACCGCTGTTTCGTTTTGATCTTCAAGATCTTCGCGAACCGCAAAGTATTCGCGCCGGAACTGATCCTTCGTCGCTGCCTGCGGCCGGATTTTATTTTCGATTAATACCCGGTGTATTTCTGTTGATTCGGACTGATAACCTGCAGCGGAATTAGCTAAATAAAATCGCAGATCCAAATCGATGAATAATTTTCGTTCGTCCAGCTGATAGGGACTTTCAAAAATAACTTCTGTTTCAGATAGAGAATGCTGCTGCAGTATATATGTAAACCGTCCGTTTAAAGCCTCTGTCTCGTTTAAAGCTTCGAGGAAGCTCTGAAGAAAAACATTACCTAAACCGTGGGGCTCTTTTGTTGACAATAAGTATCCAAGCATAGCACTCATGTTCTCTTCATTTAATTTTCCGTTGCCCATGCTCAGGGCTTGAAAGATATTCATAATGACACCTCTTTTCGTAACTATTCAAATATATATAAATATGAAAAATACTCCCTTCCAAGCAAAACAGATGAAGTATTACATCAGCTTGCTTAAAAGGAAGTATATCAGCATGCGTGTATTTTTTTGAAGTTAGATTCCCGGTTGTTCACGACCGCCTGCGAATCATCGGCACCCATTTCATGTGCGTCCCGATGCGCCAAATCCACTCCAGCGGGCCGTAGTAAAAGTATTTCAACCACAGCGGGCTGGCGAGCAGCTGTGCGGCAAACACCACCAGACCGATAAATAGCGCGAACACGTAGCCCGGGGGATCCCAGATGCCCATGCCGTTAAAAAACGTCCGTCCGCTTTCCTGAAACAAGCTCACGAAAATGACCGACTGTAGCAGGTAATGGGTAAAGGTCAATTTCCCGACGGCGGTAAATGAGGTGAGAAAGAGGCTGATGCTTTTGCGGCTCGTACCAGCCAAAAGCAGCCCGAGGCCTAGCCCTAAGCTCACCAGAAATGCATACACGTCGTCGAGATGAGCGACCAGCGGGCTGGCGGCTCCGGTATACAGAGCGGCTTTTCCAAGAAGTCCGACAAGGAGAAAAAGGACGGCGAGCCGCCATTTGCGGTCGCGATCGTCCAGGGCTCTTGAAAAGATGCCGCTGCGATAGGCGTACATCCCAAAAAAGAAATAACCAAAATGATCGATCATCGTCGACCATTCAATCAGCAGGTATTCCACGCCGGTCGGATATGTTTGATTTGTCGGCAGAGCATCCTTCATCCACCGCTCCGGGTTCATCTGAAAAGAGGTATAGCCATCCAGCAGGTCGATACCGGTGGAATAGCCGAGCCAGAACAGGAAGGCAAGCCCGAGCAGCCAGTTGGCTGGAAGCCGTAGGCACGTGAGCAGCACGAGTCCCGCGGAGGCATACATAAGTAAAATGTCGCCCGCCCATACAAAGAAGCCGTGAAGGCCCCCGACGAAAAACAGGATCACAAGCCGCCGGATGAGGGTCGGATAGGGATTTGTGCCCTTTGTATGCAGCCGGCTGTAAATAAGCACGAGACTGATGCCAAACATCATCGCAAACAGCGGCCGGGCGCTGTCCTCGAATACGATGGCGACGGTTGTTTCAATAGCGGTGCCGAGCCAGGTTGGATTGGCCGGGTTCACTAACGCGAGGCCGAAGATATTAACGATAAATATCGCAAACAAGGCGAAGCCGCGTATTTGATCAAGTATGTCGATGCGCGGGCCCTGAGCGCCGCCCTGGGGAATTGCCATACGAAAACCTACTTTCTGCAAGGGAACTTGTTCTGGGGTGTTGATCTAGGATGGGGCAAAGAACCCTCATAGAGGATATACGAAACTCAGGCAGAAAATAAAGGGCCGGAAGTCGGGCAGGCTTTATTCACTCCAGGCGGCCTTGGACTATCTCATCCGCAGAACCGGGCCCTTTGCTTAACCGAAAAGGCTGTTTTTCTCCTTCACGTTAATGGCTGCTTCTCCGTTTGGAATCTCGCATTGGAGCAGTACGGATTTAGGCGCCTGCTTTTCTTCGATGCTGTCCACCGCGCAGGCTGTCCAGACTGCCTTGGATTTTGAGAGATCCAAAAGGGCGTAGCCGTGCGAGGTGCTGTCAAATAGCTCAATCCAGGGATTTTCAATTTTGATGGCATTCTGCAGTTCTTTAAACAAAAACTCTGTGGGAATGATGCGTTCACTTAACGCGTCCGGCAGAAAGGTGCGAAAGAT
Proteins encoded in this region:
- a CDS encoding PD-(D/E)XK nuclease family protein codes for the protein MNIFQALSMGNGKLNEENMSAMLGYLLSTKEPHGLGNVFLQSFLEALNETEALNGRFTYILQQHSLSETEVIFESPYQLDERKLFIDLDLRFYLANSAAGYQSESTEIHRVLIENKIRPQAATKDQFRREYFAVREDLEDQNETAVTMIYLTPEASRGPLQEAYAELREEDIAPHRKAWCTWTGNDGFSIVSLIRLMLEKEARGEIEPISEYVRHTLKAFIRHILDSQKAAAKRSRNPAEPGSLRQEVTVTSGSTKYLIQQYDSGTIIVYNSDLQEKEIAKPVLRQINQEFNLNVDLYRSSGKKKTTQQLGRDILKALKSVFY
- a CDS encoding DUF418 domain-containing protein: MAIPQGGAQGPRIDILDQIRGFALFAIFIVNIFGLALVNPANPTWLGTAIETTVAIVFEDSARPLFAMMFGISLVLIYSRLHTKGTNPYPTLIRRLVILFFVGGLHGFFVWAGDILLMYASAGLVLLTCLRLPANWLLGLAFLFWLGYSTGIDLLDGYTSFQMNPERWMKDALPTNQTYPTGVEYLLIEWSTMIDHFGYFFFGMYAYRSGIFSRALDDRDRKWRLAVLFLLVGLLGKAALYTGAASPLVAHLDDVYAFLVSLGLGLGLLLAGTSRKSISLFLTSFTAVGKLTFTHYLLQSVIFVSLFQESGRTFFNGMGIWDPPGYVFALFIGLVVFAAQLLASPLWLKYFYYGPLEWIWRIGTHMKWVPMIRRRS